The genomic region GTGCGGACCGGCTGGCCGGCTGTGTGCAGGCGTTCTTCCCCGGTGAGGAGGGCGGACCGGCGCTCGCGGGTGTGCTCTCGGGGCGGGTCAACCCGTCCGGGCGTCTGCCCGTGGGCGTGCCCCACGGCGCCGGCGGCCAGCCCTGGACGTATCTGCAGCCGCCGCTGGGGCGGGCCAACGGGGTGAGCAATCTGGATCCGACCCCGCTCTACCCCTTCGGTCACGGGCTCTCGTACACCTCGTTCGCCTGGGAGGCCGGTGCCGAGGTGCCGGCCGACCTTCCCACCGACGGCGAGACCGATCTCGCGGTCACCGTCCGCAACACCGGGGGCCGGGAAGGGGCCGAAGTGGTCCAGCTCTACGTCCATGACCCGGTCGCCCAGACCACGCGCCCCGATGCGCGGCTCATCGGGTACGCCAGGGTGGAGCTCACCCCGGGGGAGTCCCGGAAGGTCAGCTTCCGATTCCACCCGGACCTGGTCTCCTTCACCGGGGCCGACGGGCGCCGGATCGTCGAGCCCGGCGACCTGGAGCTGCGCTTCGCCACATCCAGCGACCTGGCCGACGTCAAGCACACCGTACGGCTGCGTCTCACCGGCCCCGAGCGGACCGTCGATCACCGGCGCCGCATGGTGTGCGCCACGTCGGTCGACCCGCTGGTCGCCCGGGCGTGACGCGTGGGGGCCTCGGCTCCCACACACCCGCCCCGCGTACCCCCGAGGGGGCGCGGGGCGGGCGTCGAAACTTTCGAAGGCCACCTCGGCGCGCCCGGGCGCAGGCTTCGCGTCCCCGCGCCAACACGGAAAGGCACCTGTCATGCTCAAGGCAACTCGTGCGATCGCGGTCGGCTCCGCGGCCGCCGTGCTCCTGGTCTCGGCGTTCACCCTCTCCAGCGCCTCCGCCGCCGGCAACGACTCCGGACGGCACGGCGGGAAGGGGCACAGCGCCGCTCCGCGGAGCCTCGGCGCCCTCGGCCAGAAGGCGGGACTGCGCATCGGGACGGCGGTCGACACCTCCGCCCTGGCCGAGGACGCGCCCTACCGGGCCAAGGTCGCGGGGGAGTTCTCCTCCGTCACCGCGGAGAACGTCATGAAGTGGGAAGTGGTCGAGCCGCAGCGGGGGACCCACGACTGGGCCGCCGCCGACGGGCTCGTCGACTTCGCGAAGAAGAACGGACAGCTGGTCCGCGGCCACACCCTGGTCTGGCACAACCAGCTGCCCGCATGGCTGAACGAGGGCGACTTCACCACCGCCGAGCTCCGGGAGATCCTGCGCCGGCACATCACCGACCAGGTCACGCACTTCAAGGGCGAAATCTGGCAGTGGGACGTCGTGAACGAGGCCTTCGACGACGACGGCACGCTGAGGGACAGTATCTGGCTGCGGAAACTCGGCCCCGGCTACATCGCGGACGCGTTCC from Streptomyces sp. QL37 harbors:
- a CDS encoding endo-1,4-beta-xylanase codes for the protein MLKATRAIAVGSAAAVLLVSAFTLSSASAAGNDSGRHGGKGHSAAPRSLGALGQKAGLRIGTAVDTSALAEDAPYRAKVAGEFSSVTAENVMKWEVVEPQRGTHDWAAADGLVDFAKKNGQLVRGHTLVWHNQLPAWLNEGDFTTAELREILRRHITDQVTHFKGEIWQWDVVNEAFDDDGTLRDSIWLRKLGPGYIADAFRWAHRADPGARLFINDYNIEGVNAKSTALLELVTELREQGVPVHGVGIQGHLGVQYSAPHDIADNMLRFDRLGLGTAITEADVRIPMPADSTELEAQAEGYAVLLRGCLLTPGCDDFTVWGFSDTYSWVPDTFPGEGAANIFDENHVPKPAYGTLRQTLTLAAGRH